From Oncorhynchus mykiss isolate Arlee chromosome 6, USDA_OmykA_1.1, whole genome shotgun sequence, the proteins below share one genomic window:
- the LOC110526570 gene encoding cytochrome P450 1A1-like — protein MVLMILPIIGSVSVSEGLVAIVTLCLVYMLMKYKHTEIPEGLKRLPGPKPLPIIGNVLEVYNNPHLSLTAMSERYGSVFQIQIGMRPVVVLSGNETVRQALIKQGEDFAGRPDLYSFKFINDGKSLAFSTDKAGVWRARRKLAMSALRSFATLEGTTPEYSCALEEHVCKEGEYLVKQLTSVMDVSGSFDPFRHIVVSVANVICGMCFGRRYSHDDQELLGLVNMSDEFGQVVGSGNPADFIPILRYLPNRTMKRFMDINDRFNNFVQKIVSEHYESYDKDNIRDITDSLIDHCEDRKLDENANIQVSDEKIVGIVNDLFGAGFDTISTALSWAVVYLVAYPEIQERLHQELKEKVGMIRTPRLSDKINLPLLEAFILEIFRHSSFLPFTIPHCTIKDTSLNGYFIPKDTCVFINQWQVNHDPELWKEPSSFNPDRFLSADGTELNKLEGEKVLVFGMGKRRCIGEAIGRNEVYLFLAILLQRLRFQEKPGHPLDMTPEYGLTMKHKRCQLKASMRPWGQEE, from the exons atGGTTCTGATGATACTACCCATTATCGGCTCAGTCTCTGTGTCTGAGGGGCTGGTGGCCATAGTAACACTATGCCTGGTGTACATGCTCATGAAGTACAAGCACACAGAGATCCCAGAGGGACTAAAACGGCTCCCAGGACCAAAGCCCCTTCCCATCATCGGGAATGTGCTGGAGGTGTACAACAACCCTCACCTCAGCCTGACTGCCATGAGCGAGCGCTACGGCTCAGTCTTCCAGATCCAAATAGGGATGCGGCCTGTGGTTGTTCTGAGTGGCAATGAGACAGTCCGCCAGGCTCTTATCAAGCAAGGGGAAGACTTCGCCGGGAGGCCCGATCTATACAGCTTCAAATTCATCAACGACGGCAAGAGCTTGGCCTTCAGCACCGACAAGGCTGGGGTGTGGCGCGCCCGCCGCAAGCTAGCTATGAGCGCCCTCCGCTCTTTCGCCACACTGGAGGGAACGACCCCAGAGTACTCCTGTGCCCTGGAGGAGCACGTCTGCAAGGAGGGAGAATACTTGGTAAAACAGCTGACCTCCGTCATGGATGTCAGTGGCAGCTTTGACCCCTTCCGCCATATTGTCGTATCGGTGGCCAACGTCATCTGTGGAATGTGCTTCGGCCGGCGCTACAGCCATGATGACCAGGAGCTGTTGGGCTTGGTGAACATGAGTGATGAGTTTGGGCAGGTGGTGGGCAGCGGCAACCCTGCAGACTTCATTCCCATCCTTCGTTACCTGCCCAACCGCACCATGAAGAGGTTTATGGATATCAATGACCGTTTCAACAACTTTGTGCAGAAGATTGTCAGTGAGCACTATGAAAGCTATGACAAG GACAACATCCGTGACATCACTGACTCCCTCATTGACCACTGTGAGGACAGGAAACTAGATGAGAACGCCAACATCCAGGTTTCTGATGAGAAGATTGTGGGCATTGTCAATGATCTGTTTGGTGCAG GTTTTGACACCATCAGCACAGCTCTGTCATGGGCTGTTGTGTACCTTGTGGCTTATCCAGAGATCCAGGAAAGACTGCATCAGGAACTGA AGGAAAAGGTGGGAATGATTCGCACTCCCCGTCTCTCAGACAAAATCAACTTACCTCTGCTGGAAGCCTTCATCCTGGAGATCTTCCGGCACTCTTCCTTCCTGCCGTTCACCATCCCACACTG CACGATCAAGGACACATCCCTCAATGGCTACTTCATTCCCAAGGACACCTGTGTCTTCATCAACCAGTGGCAGGTCAACCATGACCC GGAGCTGTGGAAGGAGCCTTCTTCATTCAACCCTGACCGTTTCCTGAGTGCTGATGGCACAGAACTCAACAAGCTGGAGGGGGAGAAAGTGCTCGTATTCGGCATGGGCAAGCGCCGCTGCATCGGTGAGGCCATCGGACGCAACGAGGTCTACCTCTTCTTGGCCATCCTGCTCCAAAGGCTGCGCTTCCAGGAGAAACCTGGGCACCCGCTGGACATGACCCCAGAATACGGCCTCACCATGAAGCACAAGCGCTGTCAGCTGAAGGCTAGCATGCGGCCATGGGGGCAGGAGGAGTGA